From Synergistaceae bacterium, a single genomic window includes:
- a CDS encoding RidA family protein, translated as MKVFSTDKAPAAIGPYSQGFIANGLIFTSGQIPVNPETGEMPEGISAQAEQSCKNVGELLKAAGSSFDKVIKTTCFLADIKDFAAFNEVYAKFFTSKPARSCVAVRDIPKGALCEIECIAEA; from the coding sequence ATGAAAGTTTTTAGCACTGACAAGGCACCCGCAGCAATAGGGCCTTATTCACAGGGATTCATAGCGAACGGATTAATTTTCACATCGGGACAAATTCCTGTAAATCCTGAGACTGGAGAAATGCCAGAGGGAATCTCAGCACAGGCCGAACAGAGCTGCAAAAATGTCGGAGAATTACTCAAAGCGGCCGGATCAAGTTTTGATAAAGTAATCAAGACAACATGTTTTCTTGCTGATATAAAAGATTTCGCGGCATTTAATGAAGTCTACGCAAAATTTTTTACCTCAAAGCCCGCCCGTTCGTGTGTTGCAGTTCGTGATATTCCTAAGGGCGCATTATGTGAAATTGAGTGCATAGCCGAAGCATAA